AGCGACCACAACGGTGCTTACGTCTTATTGGCATCTGATAACGCTAAAGCGATTACAGGGACAGTTATAGAAAGTGACGGAGGTCTTGGCGTGAGAGGGATGCCTGGTATGACGTTCTAAGGCATCGTACATCTAAGTGAATTCAATTGTAAAAAGACGACATTTCGATTTAAAACGAACGGAATGACGTCTTTTTCTATCTACACTTTCCCAGATGGGCCAATGTGCATGGCTTAATCTAGGAAAAAAATACATTGTCTGGCTATAAAACCGGCTAATTATTAGATAATCCATACGATAGTTGTATAGAGGATACTATATTACAATCTCATAAATCCCTGTTGACTTTAAATTCAGAAAAGTGTAAAGTTTACTTAAGGAAGACAGATGAAATGTTGTTTTGTATATAAAACATAGAGCGGGATTGGGAGTGATTCTTTCTTCTGACAGCTAAATAAACTGCGGTGAAAACGGTTACAAATGAGTGTTTAGTTTAAGAAAATGAATGTTGTGAAATCCAACAAAAGGAATTAATTGTTACTCAGACCACGACAGTGGCATGCATCTTATAAATCCAACCAATAAAAGAATATAAGGGGGGAATAAATGAGGCGACTTATTGGGGGCCTATTCTTAGGATTAATAATCGGGATGTTAGGGGCATGTGGTGACCCTGGCACTGATTCTACTAAAATGAAACCCGATACAAATTACCTAACTGAAGAGAAACAGATAGCGCGGGAAGAGGAAAAAAAGACGAATAAATTTAAAGTTACCCTTCTTGGAACTGGCTCACCTCTTTTGAGTATGGAACGGTTTGGACCGGCGACGCTGGTTGAAGTCGGAGAGGAAAAATTGTTGTTTGACGCAGGAAGAGGAGCAGCTTTGCGCCTAAGTCAAACAGGTACGCAGCCAGGAAAAGTTAACAAGTTGTTTGTTACCCACCTGCATTCCGACCATACGATTGGAATTCCGGATGTTTGGCTAACTGGTTCATTACCTACTGCTGGGAAAAGAGAAATGTCATTTGAGGTGTGGGGGCCTAAAGGAACTAAGGATATGATGGAAAAGATGGAAGAAGCTTTTATTGCCGACATCGAAGTCCGTAAAAAGAATCAGAATAAACCACTAAATGGGCTGAATGCAGTAGGACATGATATTGAACAAGGAACAGTCTTTGAGACAAATGGGGTGGAAGTAGTTGCATTTCTAGTTGATCATGGACCGATGGAACCGAGTTATGGATACAGGATAAATTATCAAGGCCGCTCTGTAGTAATATCTGGCGATACTCGATATAACGAAAATCTAATTGAATTTGCCAAGGGGACAGACCTGCTCATACATGAAGTCGCGGCAGCCAGACCGGATAATAAATCGCCGGCCATTCAAAAAATCCTTGACCTCCATACCACGCCTGAAGAAGCTGGACAGGTGTTTAGCAAAGTAAGTCCAAAGCTAGCTGTCTATTCGCATATTGTGTTACTGGATGGTCTAACTGACACAGAGGCCAATTTGGCTGTTAGAACGAGCAAAGTATATGATGGCCAAGTTATCATTGGTGAAGATCTTATGTCTTTTGAAATAGGCGATGACATAAAGATAAAAAATACAAAATTTGTACTTGATAAATAAGTGCGGCTCAAGATGCCGAACTAATGGAGACTGTACTTTATTTTGTCGATGGTTAAGGAATTCGTTAATCGTTCTACATGATTATTTTTCTGAAAGACTCGCCTCATTTTAATAACCGATTAGCAGATTACTAGTCTTAGTGATAGATCAAATGATTTGAGTTATTAATCTCCAAGGGAGTGGACATTCATCGGAGAATGAAAAGTTAGGAAAATGCTTGTAGTTATTTCACAGGTTGACTATGAAAATTGGAGGGATAAGAATGAAAAGAATTATTGCTGTACTTGTCTTTGTCTTGATGATTGGATTATTGGCGGCATGTGGCTCTGACGATCAAGGGAGTGGAACGGCTTCGGCTAAAGGAGAAAATGAAGTCGGTCCGGTTGAAATAAAATTGGGTGTTGGCTATGCGACGGAAGAAAACTTATGGCTAATCAAAGTGGCATCCGATCTAGCACCGAATTATGGGGAGAAATATACACTGGATCTTCAACAATTCCGGGCGAATACGGATCGTTTGAATGCTTATCGTGCCAATCAAATAGACGGTGGAACTTTGGGACAGGGCGCTTCAATAATGTCAGTCGCGCAAGGCGTTGAGATGCAAGTTGTTGCTAATATAGCTAAAGAAAGCATGGCAGAAGGGTTTAATTCAACTTTCATGGGATTAGAAGAAGCGGGATATAAATCAGCGGCAGATTTAAAAGGGAAAACGATTGGAATTCCGGATTTTAAATCTCCAAGCGACATGTGGGTCCGCTCAGGAGTCAGGGCAGCCGGTTTAAACCCAGATAAAGATGCAGACTATGCAGTCCTACCGATTCCTGCAATGGAGGAAGCTGTAAGAAGTGGGAAAATTGATGTTGGTATGTTCCCGCAACCTTTTTATGATATGGCGGAAAGTTCAGGGGATTTAGCTTCGATATTCAATTCTAAGGACGGTGTTCCGGTAGAGGAGGATTTTCTTAATCTATTTTTAAACCCTACATTTATTGAAGAGAACAAAGAAGCTGTACAAGCGCTTGTAGAAGATTTACAGTTCATGACAAAGTATTATCTTGAAAACACAGTTGAAGCTCGTCAAACATTACTGGATGCAGAATTTGTGCTAGCGGAACCGGAAATATATCTCAACTTGACAGATTACCACCGTGCAGCGGATGTTTCCTTTGATCGGGAAGGTTGGGATTTTGTACAGAATCTACTTTTGGAAGAAGGATGGATTGAGGAAAAAGTTGATTTGGATTCATTGATTGACGAATCTTTTTTAGCAAATTAAATAAAGTAACGAATCCAGTTATTTGAAATACTTATGGGGGTGCCGCAGATGAACTTAAGTGCAACTATGAAGGAAGAGCGACCGGCTAGTGAAGAAAGCTTTAAAGAAAGTGCTATTAAAATATCTAATTTGCGTAAGGTGTTCGAACGTAAAGGTGAAGAAGTCGAAGCGATTAAAGGAATTAATTTGGATATAAAAGAAGGGGAGTTCGTAAGTGTAGTCGGTCCGAGCGGTTGTGGCAAAAGCACGTTCCTGCATATTGTTGGAGGTTTTATCGAACAAACTTCTGGAACAATAAATGTTCGCGGAGAAGAAGTTGGAAAGCCTGCACCGGATCGTGGGATGATGTTCCAAGAGTCAACACTTTTCCCTTGGCGCAAAGTTTATGACAATGTGGCGTGGGGCTTGGAGGTCCAAAAATTTCCGAAAGATGAAATCCAGAGGCGGGTTAAATACTTTTTGAAACTTGTAGGGCTATGGGAATTCAAAAACAATCTGCCGTCCGAATTATCAGGAGGTATGAGGCAAAGGGTGTCACTTGCAAGGGTGCTCGCTTTCGAACCTAAAGTACTACTAATGGACGAACCATTCGGGGCACTTGATTCACAAACAAGAGAGACGATGCAAGTGGAGCTTCGAAGAATTTGGTCGGAATCGAAGAAAAGCGTGATTTTTGTGACACATGATATTGAAGAGGCGGTCTATTTAAGTGATTATGTCGTTGTTTTGACAAAACGGCCTGCAGTCGTGAAAGAGATTGTGGAAATCGATCTTCCTAGAAGGCGTGATGTCTCAATTCGGAAGTCTTATGAGTTTATAGATTACCGGAATCATATATGGGATCTTTTGCATGAGGAGGAAAACGTGAAAAGTATTGGAGGCCGATACAATGCAAAATAGCTTGAAGAAAAGCCGATTTATAGTTTTTTCTTTAGCTGAGCTACTACTTTTCTTATCGTTATGGCAACTATTGGCGATGACAGATTGGTTTCCTACCTACATCTCCAGTCCAGCAGTTGTCTTTGGGATTATTGGTGAAATGTTTATGACCGGCGAAGTATTTCCTCACATAGGAGTCAGTTTATATAGGTCAATTATCGGGTTTTTGTTAGTTGTTTTGTTTGGGACTGGTCTAGGGATTTTGGCTGGTTTTTTTCAGCCGATTGGAAGGTTTTTTGATCCAGTTGTGTCATTTTTTAATCCAATCCCAAAGATTGCTCTGCTTCCTGTGTTCTTAGTTTGGTTTGGTGTGACAGACACAACGAGAATTCTGATTATTTTCACAAGTGCTTTCTTCCCTTGTTTTATAGCGACTTTGGATGGGGTCAGAGGAATCAATAAACTTTATCTGTGGTCAGCAGAAAATATGGGAGCCTCTAGGTTTAAAATGTTATACAGAGTTATACTTCCTGCATCACTTCCTAAAATATTCGACGGTTGGCGTGTTGCTCTTGCATTAACTTTTGTCATGATGTTTTCATCGGAAATGATTGGCTCGTCGACTGGTAAAGGATTGGGGTTTATGATTTTGAACGCTGATGCGTATGGCCGAACGGATATAGTCCTCGCCGCGGTTACTGTAATCGCAGCCTTAGGTTTTCTCTTTGATAGATTGTTAATCGCTCTGAGGCAGCGGGTCTTATGGTGGCAAAATCGATAGGAGATGACGATTGCTATTTCGAAATATTGTAGCACTGTAGACATCAGTACGTAGGGGGGGGACGCACATGAAAACGATAAAAAATTTAATTATGAAGTATTTGGCATTAATACTTATGGCACTATTCTGGCAGGGACTCGTGTTGGCGGGTCTTTTTCCGAAACAATTATTCCCAGGTCTTGGAGAAATCTCACTTGTATTCGGTGAACTGCTGGTCACAAGTGAGTTATGGACGAATATGGGGGTGACACTTTATCGTATTTTAGCAGGTTTTTTCTTGGCAGCGGTTATTGGAATTCCAATCGGGATACAAATGAGCCGGTCATCAATCATTGACGACCTCATGCAACCAATTTTTACGGCTGGTTATCCTATACCAAGAGTGGCTTTATATCCCATATTTGTACTTCTATTCGGGTTAGGTTCGGGTTCGAAAATATTCACTATTTTTCTTGAATGCATTTTTCCAATAGTAGTGAGCACATACTACGGGGCCAAAAGTGTAAATCCTTTATTTATTTGGTCAGGACAAAATATGGGAGCGAATGATCGCAAGCTCTTCTGGAAAGTGTTTTTGCCAGGGACGATGCCGTCGATTTTCACAGGTTTTCGAATCGCGCTTCCAATAGGGGTTGTTATTGCAGTGCTTACAGAAATGATCAGTTCAAATAATGGCATTGGTTATTTCCTTATTTATTTATCGGCCTCATTATCCCAAAGCAAAGTTTTGGCAGTCGTGATCTTTATTTCTCTCTTCGGATATGGTCTAGACCGATTATTATTATTTGTAAGAAATCGCTATGTTTATTGGTGAAATGGGAGCGCTGCGGATAAGGAAGTATTCTTAGCTTAGTAGATCTGTAGCGCAGTTTTCCTAAAGGGAGTACGGGAGGGATGAAAATGAAAAACAACAAACGGTGGCTTTATATCGCGACACCCATTTTTTTTCTTTGGTTTTTTGGGCAAATCGATAAATTAGGAATTTCAATTGTCCAGACAGATCCGCAATTTTTGAGTGATCTTGGTATGACAGGGGCAAATGCGAACGCGAAGATTGGCTTTTTAACTTTTATCTTTATGGTAGCATATGCGATTTCCAACTTTTTTTGGGGGTTCTTCATCGACAAGTTTGGAGCTCGTAAAACAGCAATCATTGGAGTTTCAATCTGGACAGTGACGATGTTATTAGGTGGACTTTCCACTACTTATGGAATGTTCATGGTGACACGGATTGTCTTAGGAATCGGAGAGGGGATGATGATTCCGGTCTGTGGAAAATTTATCGCCACTTGGTTCAATAAAAATGAGTTGGGTCGCGCGCAGTCTTCCTGGATATCTGGGAACTATGCAGGACCTGCTATCGGTGCAGTTTTCATTTCATTAATCATTGCCACCCTCAGCTGGCATGCAACGTTCTTTATATTGGCTGCATTGAATTTACTTCTTGTCATTCCAATGTTTATCTTCTTGACAAGAAATGAACCAGAAAATCACCCAGGCATCAGTAAGCAAGAATTGGAATACATAAGACAAGCTGATAGTTCAGCTGTTAAAGAAGAGAAGAAAAGTTATGTTCAAGATTCTCGCTACTGGATTGTTTGGTTTGGGATGGTTGTTACTTCTTTCTTATTTTTTGGAATAAGTATTTGGCTGCCGACGTACTTGATTCAAGCGAGAAATTTTGATGTAGATGCAATGACAGGGATTACTTCTTTGTCTTGGTTATTTGCACTTAGTTTCGTTCTTATTTGTGGTTATTTAGCGGATAAAACGAAGCGTCCTAGTTTCATAGCAACAATCTTGTTTGCTTCCTGCGCAATCCTGTTGACGGTTTCCACACAAACTTCAGTCGCCATCATATCCGCTTTGGCACTAGGCCTTGCGATGGGAACATTGGGAGGTATCTTTCACTTAAGTAACTTGTTTATTATAAAGTTCTCGACACCAGAAACGGCTGGTCGTGCAGCAGGCCTCATGGGCTTCACGAACATATTCGGCGGGTTTTCCAGCTATGTGATGGGTTGGATGCGCGATGTTAACGGGGGAGACTTCGGTCCTTCACTTATCATGTTGATTGCAATTACTGCTTTAGGATTCATTGCATACTTGTTTACGCTAAAAACAGAAAACAAAGAAGTTCAAGAAGCTAGGAAAGAACTTCAAAATCAATCTGAGATACAGACGATTTAATCACTGCATCTTCTTTCAGTAATGTTTATTGCAGCGTAAACTAAGCATTGGCTACAGAAAACTTTCAACTTCTCTAGGTGGACAACCGAATATGATTTAGTTTCCTTGTTCTGTTGGTGTAATTGATTTTACAAATTAAAGTTAAGGGAGAGATTCATGGACATGCATAAAAGAATAGTTGTTGCACTAATGATAAGTTGCTTATTCATAATTTTAGCTGGTTGTAATAATGACGAAACAGAAGCAGGTGGGTTAACGAAGATAACATTTACGGAACCGTCCCGGATTTTATCTTTAGCCCCTTTTTATGTGGCAATTGAACAAGGATTCTTTGAAGAAGAAGGGATCGAAGCTAATATCGCTTCAGGCGGAGGAGGGGCACAAGTGATTGCTACATTGCTATCCGGTGAAGCGCAATTTGCAATATCTGGTCCTCGTAGTATGTTCTCAGCTCTAGAAGCAGATAAAGAATTATTGGCAATTCAATCGTTGAATTCAGCCCTCACTTTTGAAATAGCGGTCGCAGATGAATACTTGAAAGACAAAGGAGTCACGGCTAATTCATCATTAGCGGATAGGGTTGCGGTTTTAAATGGGGCGAAAATTGGAACCAATTTAGTGGGGGATTCTGGTGATGTTTATATGCGTTATCTAATGAAATTACACGGTCAAGATCCATTATCGGTTGAGACAGTTAAATTATCCGGTGTAGGTCCCAAAATAGGAGGAATGAAAGAAGGAATTGTAGACGGTGGTATTAATTCTGCGCCATTTTCTTTACAGGCAAAAGATCAAGAAGTTGGTAGCCTTTTGTTAAAAGCTAGTGAGGAACCTAAATATGCAAATATGGTTTGGGAAGTAGTTTTTGCAGAAAAGAAATACATGGAGGAAAACCCTGAGCTAACGGAAAAAGTAGTGAGGGCAATTGGAAAAGGAATAGAGTTTGCAAGGGAAGAACCTAAAAAGACAGCAAAATCTATTATTTCTTACTTTGATGGAATTGAGGTACAGATCCTTGAAGATTCCTTGATTGGTATGGTAGATACTTTCCAAGGGTATGGAGAAATGAACCAAGAAGCTTGGGGCAATGCCCAAGATCCTTTGATTGAGTTTTCGGAAATGTCAGGTGTTGGAATTGAACATGATACTAAACCTGGAGCAATTTGGACCAATGACTATGTTGAAAAGGTGTTCTCCGAAAAATAAATAGTATTTCAAAGGGGGAGAAGGATGAATAAAACCGAAGTTGATACTGATCTAAAACTTCGTACTAGGTCTTTAGATGTCTCTTATACGAATAGCAAAACAGGGGCAGAAGTGATGGCGCTAAGCGATATAAATTTGGAAATAGAAGACGGGGAATTCATTTGTATCGTTGGGCCTAGTGGATGTGGAAAAAGTACATTTTTAAACACTGTAGCAGGACTTATTAAGCCAAGTAGAGGGTCGATATTGTTAGACGAAGAAGAAATTTTAGGACCAGGCAGGGATCGGTCAGTTGTTTTTCAAAGTCCTAGTCTTTTTCCTTGGCGGACAGTGCTCGATAATGTCTTGTATGGTTTGGAAATTCAAAAGCGAATAACCGATCAAACCAGAAAGCTTGCCGAAGGGTATATCGAAATGGTCGGTTTAAAAGGTTATGAAAATCATTATCCACACGAGCTCTCTGGGGGAATGCAACAACGAGTGAATTTAGCTCGTGCACTGACAGTAGAGCCATCACTCTTATTGTTGGATGAACCATTATCAGCATTGGATGCACAAACAAGAGAGTTTATGCAAGAAGAGATTTTAAGAATATGGGAGGAAACTAAGAAAACAAGTATCTTTATAACCCACCAAATAGATGAGGCAATTTATTTGGCAGACCGCGTATTTGTATTTGGCGCAAGACCAGGAAGAGTTGTAGAGATTGTAGAGGTAAATATTCCACGTCCAAGAAATCTTCATACTAAACGTGATCCAGAGTTTTTAAAGTTAATGGATTATATTTGGGGGATCATTGAAAAAGAGTCATCCAAGCAAGGATTGCAACAAGATATAACGGGGGGATAACGTGCAAAAAAATGAAGCCTTTCAACTTCAACCGAATTTAATAAAAAGTTACCGACAAAAAAAACAAAAAGTAGATTTTAGATTCTGGCTTAGTGTAACAACTGTTGCTTTATTTTTTATTGGTTGGGAAGTTGTTTCAAGATATGAGTGGGTTGATCCATTATTTATCAGTTCCCCTCTGGCAATCATAAAGGCAGGGGGCGTCATGGTACAAGAGCCTAGCTTCTGGAACAACCTAGGGGTCAGTGGCTATGAGTTTGGGATTGGATTTTTATTGGCCATGCTGATTGGAATTCCAATGGGGGTTCTATCAGGATGGAACAAGACTTTCAATGCAATTGTTAATCCTTTTATATCGGGTCTCTATGTAACACCCAAAGTAACATTATTACCGGTCATCATTATTGCTTTTGGAATTGGTCCTGAGTCCAAGATTGTAATTGTATTTCTGATGGCATTCTTTCCAATTGTAATGAGCGCTCAAAAAGCGATGAATACACTTGATCAAGATTTAATCAAAGCCGCGCGGACCTTTACAGCTAGTGAATGGCAAATTTTTAAAACGATAGCCCTTCCCTCAACGGTACCATTTCTTTTAACAGGTATTCGACTAGGCATTGGACAAGGTTTGATTGGTGTGGTAGTTGGGGAGTTGTTTGCTTCTTCAGCAGGTATCGGTTTCCAATTAACGACTGATGGTCAAAACCTGATGACGGATCGAATGTTTGTAGGAGTGTTAGTCATAACTTTGACAGGGATTTTGTTGACTGGAATCTTGGGAATGCTAGAAAGACGTTTTTCATCTTGGCAGCCAAGTAAAGATTGATAGGGAAAAGTGCCGATTTCATAATTGCTTATTTCAAATGATTTGAATGGAATCAGACTTTTTATGTAATTGGTTTTGAAGGAGGAACTAATATGGCCTATGTAATTACAACAGCATGTATGACGGAGAAAGCGACAGATTGTGTGATGGTTTGTCCAGTGGACTGTATTGAAGAAGGCGAGAATCAGTATTTTATTAATCCTGACACTTGTATAGAGTGTGGCGCTTGTGTGGAATCTTGCCCGGCGGAAGCAATTTATCATGAAGACGATCTGCCTGCAGAAGAGATGCAGATATTAGAACAAGCAAAGCTTCATTTCAGTATAAGTTGAAAGGACAGTCGCCAATTTAGAAGTAAGATGGGAGGGTTTTAATAATGACAAAAGTAGTAGAGACAGCTTTGGATTTGCACCGAAACAACAGCGGGAAAATGGAAATCTTATCTAAAGTTCCTATGGAAAACACAATTGATCTAAGCTTGGCATACTCACCTGGTGTCGCAGATCCATGTTTCGAGATTGCAAAAGATGTTTCCAGGGTATATGAATATACCATCAAAGGAAATTTGGTAGCCGTTGTCACAGACGGGTCCGCGGTTTTAGGGCTAGGAGATATCGGTCCGGAAGCATCTCTTCCCGTAATGGAAGGAAAAGCCTTACTTCTAAAGAAGTTTGCCAATATTGATGCGTTTCCAATTTGCTTGGACACGAAAGATTCGGATGAGATTGTCCGAACTGTGAAAGCGATGAGTCCTACATTCGGAGGTATAAATTTAGAGGATATTTCAGCACCTAGATGTTTTGAAATTGAAAAACGCCTTCGCGAAGAATGCGATATCCCAGTTTTCCATGATGATCAACATGGCACCGCTATCGTTGTCGGCGCTGGCCTGCTGAATGCATTAAGACTGACAAACAAAAGAATAGATGAAGTCAAAATCGTCGTTAACGGCGCTGGTGCGGCAGGTGTTGCCATTATCAAGCATTTGATAGAAATGGGCTTTCAACATATTGTTGTGTGCGATTCCAAAGGGGTTATTTATGAAGGGCGCCGCGAAGGAATGAACTCAGTAAAAGAGGAAATCGCTAAATTGACAAATGAAAATCGGATAATAGGATCTATACAAGATGCTTTGAAGGAAGCCGATATCTTCGTGGGCGTGTCAGTTGCCAATCTAATAACGGAAGAGATGGTTAAAAGTATGAATGATGAATCAATTCTGTTTGCGCTAGCCAATCCTGTGCCGGAAATTTCACCGGAAAGAGCTAAGAAATTCGGTGCTCGCGTCATTGCAACCGGTCGTTCGGATTACCCTAACCAGGTGAATAACGTGCTAGCGTTTCCAGGCATTTTCCGCGGTGCACTTGATGTTCGAGCAAGCGATATTAATGAACAAATGAAGTTGGCTGCCACTTATGCGCTTGCTTCTTTAATAGAGAGAGAAGAATTGACAGCAGATTATATCATCCCAGCACCATTCGACAGCCGCATTACGAAAGCAGTTGCGACAGCAGTCAGTAAAGCAGCAAAGGAAACTGGTGTTCATCGGATTGACTGACCTTCGTAAGGAATCGACACCCTATCGCAATACGATGGGGTGTTTTCATGGTGTCCGTCCAGTTATTGATATTTGGGAATTCTCTGGGGCGTCATAATAAAACGCAATCCACAAATAATAATTAGATTACGTTTTTTTATCGTTTACTTTGGGGAACTTATTAACGTAGAAATAAACCCATAGTGATTGTAATTGTTAGTTAAAAAACAATCCTTTCCGGATGGGTATATAAATTATATGATTCCCCGCGGATAAATCCAACTGTAGTAATGCCAAGTTCTACCGAGCATAGATTTTTCCATTAATGCATTACAAGGAACTGCAAAACAAATGATCGAGACACACATCACGCTGAGTCCCGAGGAATGTTTTTATTTGATGGAAGAAATGGAGAAAACGGCGGCGACACTTCACAATACGGGGGGGTGTCCATAATGCTGCCTTATGTGATCAAAATGGCGTTGTGCTGGCAAGAATGGATATCGGTCGACACAACGCACTTCATAAAATTAACGGATACTGTTTAAGA
This window of the Sporosarcina pasteurii genome carries:
- a CDS encoding ABC transporter permease, which translates into the protein MQNSLKKSRFIVFSLAELLLFLSLWQLLAMTDWFPTYISSPAVVFGIIGEMFMTGEVFPHIGVSLYRSIIGFLLVVLFGTGLGILAGFFQPIGRFFDPVVSFFNPIPKIALLPVFLVWFGVTDTTRILIIFTSAFFPCFIATLDGVRGINKLYLWSAENMGASRFKMLYRVILPASLPKIFDGWRVALALTFVMMFSSEMIGSSTGKGLGFMILNADAYGRTDIVLAAVTVIAALGFLFDRLLIALRQRVLWWQNR
- a CDS encoding ABC transporter permease, with the protein product MQKNEAFQLQPNLIKSYRQKKQKVDFRFWLSVTTVALFFIGWEVVSRYEWVDPLFISSPLAIIKAGGVMVQEPSFWNNLGVSGYEFGIGFLLAMLIGIPMGVLSGWNKTFNAIVNPFISGLYVTPKVTLLPVIIIAFGIGPESKIVIVFLMAFFPIVMSAQKAMNTLDQDLIKAARTFTASEWQIFKTIALPSTVPFLLTGIRLGIGQGLIGVVVGELFASSAGIGFQLTTDGQNLMTDRMFVGVLVITLTGILLTGILGMLERRFSSWQPSKD
- a CDS encoding MBL fold metallo-hydrolase encodes the protein MRRLIGGLFLGLIIGMLGACGDPGTDSTKMKPDTNYLTEEKQIAREEEKKTNKFKVTLLGTGSPLLSMERFGPATLVEVGEEKLLFDAGRGAALRLSQTGTQPGKVNKLFVTHLHSDHTIGIPDVWLTGSLPTAGKREMSFEVWGPKGTKDMMEKMEEAFIADIEVRKKNQNKPLNGLNAVGHDIEQGTVFETNGVEVVAFLVDHGPMEPSYGYRINYQGRSVVISGDTRYNENLIEFAKGTDLLIHEVAAARPDNKSPAIQKILDLHTTPEEAGQVFSKVSPKLAVYSHIVLLDGLTDTEANLAVRTSKVYDGQVIIGEDLMSFEIGDDIKIKNTKFVLDK
- a CDS encoding 4Fe-4S dicluster domain-containing protein, with the protein product MAYVITTACMTEKATDCVMVCPVDCIEEGENQYFINPDTCIECGACVESCPAEAIYHEDDLPAEEMQILEQAKLHFSIS
- a CDS encoding NADP-dependent malic enzyme, whose product is MTKVVETALDLHRNNSGKMEILSKVPMENTIDLSLAYSPGVADPCFEIAKDVSRVYEYTIKGNLVAVVTDGSAVLGLGDIGPEASLPVMEGKALLLKKFANIDAFPICLDTKDSDEIVRTVKAMSPTFGGINLEDISAPRCFEIEKRLREECDIPVFHDDQHGTAIVVGAGLLNALRLTNKRIDEVKIVVNGAGAAGVAIIKHLIEMGFQHIVVCDSKGVIYEGRREGMNSVKEEIAKLTNENRIIGSIQDALKEADIFVGVSVANLITEEMVKSMNDESILFALANPVPEISPERAKKFGARVIATGRSDYPNQVNNVLAFPGIFRGALDVRASDINEQMKLAATYALASLIEREELTADYIIPAPFDSRITKAVATAVSKAAKETGVHRID
- a CDS encoding ABC transporter substrate-binding protein, with product MHKRIVVALMISCLFIILAGCNNDETEAGGLTKITFTEPSRILSLAPFYVAIEQGFFEEEGIEANIASGGGGAQVIATLLSGEAQFAISGPRSMFSALEADKELLAIQSLNSALTFEIAVADEYLKDKGVTANSSLADRVAVLNGAKIGTNLVGDSGDVYMRYLMKLHGQDPLSVETVKLSGVGPKIGGMKEGIVDGGINSAPFSLQAKDQEVGSLLLKASEEPKYANMVWEVVFAEKKYMEENPELTEKVVRAIGKGIEFAREEPKKTAKSIISYFDGIEVQILEDSLIGMVDTFQGYGEMNQEAWGNAQDPLIEFSEMSGVGIEHDTKPGAIWTNDYVEKVFSEK
- a CDS encoding MFS transporter; the encoded protein is MKNNKRWLYIATPIFFLWFFGQIDKLGISIVQTDPQFLSDLGMTGANANAKIGFLTFIFMVAYAISNFFWGFFIDKFGARKTAIIGVSIWTVTMLLGGLSTTYGMFMVTRIVLGIGEGMMIPVCGKFIATWFNKNELGRAQSSWISGNYAGPAIGAVFISLIIATLSWHATFFILAALNLLLVIPMFIFLTRNEPENHPGISKQELEYIRQADSSAVKEEKKSYVQDSRYWIVWFGMVVTSFLFFGISIWLPTYLIQARNFDVDAMTGITSLSWLFALSFVLICGYLADKTKRPSFIATILFASCAILLTVSTQTSVAIISALALGLAMGTLGGIFHLSNLFIIKFSTPETAGRAAGLMGFTNIFGGFSSYVMGWMRDVNGGDFGPSLIMLIAITALGFIAYLFTLKTENKEVQEARKELQNQSEIQTI
- a CDS encoding ABC transporter ATP-binding protein, coding for MNKTEVDTDLKLRTRSLDVSYTNSKTGAEVMALSDINLEIEDGEFICIVGPSGCGKSTFLNTVAGLIKPSRGSILLDEEEILGPGRDRSVVFQSPSLFPWRTVLDNVLYGLEIQKRITDQTRKLAEGYIEMVGLKGYENHYPHELSGGMQQRVNLARALTVEPSLLLLDEPLSALDAQTREFMQEEILRIWEETKKTSIFITHQIDEAIYLADRVFVFGARPGRVVEIVEVNIPRPRNLHTKRDPEFLKLMDYIWGIIEKESSKQGLQQDITGG
- a CDS encoding ABC transporter permease — translated: MKTIKNLIMKYLALILMALFWQGLVLAGLFPKQLFPGLGEISLVFGELLVTSELWTNMGVTLYRILAGFFLAAVIGIPIGIQMSRSSIIDDLMQPIFTAGYPIPRVALYPIFVLLFGLGSGSKIFTIFLECIFPIVVSTYYGAKSVNPLFIWSGQNMGANDRKLFWKVFLPGTMPSIFTGFRIALPIGVVIAVLTEMISSNNGIGYFLIYLSASLSQSKVLAVVIFISLFGYGLDRLLLFVRNRYVYW
- a CDS encoding ABC transporter substrate-binding protein encodes the protein MKRIIAVLVFVLMIGLLAACGSDDQGSGTASAKGENEVGPVEIKLGVGYATEENLWLIKVASDLAPNYGEKYTLDLQQFRANTDRLNAYRANQIDGGTLGQGASIMSVAQGVEMQVVANIAKESMAEGFNSTFMGLEEAGYKSAADLKGKTIGIPDFKSPSDMWVRSGVRAAGLNPDKDADYAVLPIPAMEEAVRSGKIDVGMFPQPFYDMAESSGDLASIFNSKDGVPVEEDFLNLFLNPTFIEENKEAVQALVEDLQFMTKYYLENTVEARQTLLDAEFVLAEPEIYLNLTDYHRAADVSFDREGWDFVQNLLLEEGWIEEKVDLDSLIDESFLAN
- a CDS encoding ABC transporter ATP-binding protein, which translates into the protein MNLSATMKEERPASEESFKESAIKISNLRKVFERKGEEVEAIKGINLDIKEGEFVSVVGPSGCGKSTFLHIVGGFIEQTSGTINVRGEEVGKPAPDRGMMFQESTLFPWRKVYDNVAWGLEVQKFPKDEIQRRVKYFLKLVGLWEFKNNLPSELSGGMRQRVSLARVLAFEPKVLLMDEPFGALDSQTRETMQVELRRIWSESKKSVIFVTHDIEEAVYLSDYVVVLTKRPAVVKEIVEIDLPRRRDVSIRKSYEFIDYRNHIWDLLHEEENVKSIGGRYNAK